The nucleotide window ATGAATATTCAAAGACCACCACTTTcaaacattaaatatatttttgatatttgcCAAATGAAGAAAAAGTTATACTTTGATTGATAATATATTGTATTAGGTTGTGAAAGTATGACTGGTGAACTAGACATTAAAGTCACTAGCCAATAGATACTTGGAAAGTCTTCTTAAGTCTCCATCAATCTGTTCGGAGAAGGGAAAACAATCCAAGACTTGTTCAACCATAGTTCCACTATAAATAGAGTAGCTTCCCTTGCAGCATTTCTCATCCCTCAGAAAGCAACAATAATTGAAGAATATAGATAAAGAGAGATTCTTATCAAAATGAAAGGTTTTCTTCAAGCTTTTGTTCTCTTAGCTTTGGCTTCCTCTCTTGCCTCTGCTTTTGACCCCAGTCCTCTTCAGGACTTCTGTGTAGCCATCGACAACCCCTTGAACGGAGGTATGCATGCACTCAATGCTCTTTCAATGCTTTCTTTTAGATGTTATTGAAACATTTTCTTATGTTTTCATTAAAACATTGTAATTAATGCAGTGTTCGTGAATGGGAAGTTCTGCAAGGACCCCAAGCTGGCCAATGCGGAGGATTTTTCCTTTTCAGTTATAAAGCCTGGAGACACAAACAACCCAGTTGGATCAAAGGTAACTCCAGTATTAGTAGATGAAATTCCGGGGCTTAATACTCTTGGCATATCAGCTGCCCGTATTGACTTTGCACCTTATGGTCAAAATCCACCTCATACTCATCCTCGTGCCACTGAGATTCTTGTTGTCCTAGAAGGTACTCTGCTGGTTGGTTTCGTCACTTCCAATCCAGATAATACACTTATCAGCAAAGTTCTTAATAAGGGTGACGTGTTTGTGTTCCCCATTGGTCTTATTCACTTCCAATTCAATATCGGAAAAACAAATGCTCTTGCCATTGCTGCTTTGAGCAGCCAGAATCCTGGTGTCATTACTATTGCCAACGCCATATTTGGATCAAATCCTCCCATTAATCCAGAATTTTTGGCCAAGGCTTTCATGTTAGACGTAAACGTGGTGAAAGATCTTCAGAAAAAGTTATGGGTTGCCAATTAATGAGAATTTTCCAAATGCATTTAAACAATGgaagataatttgaataattaatatataaagctGAAAAGTTTCATGTAATAAATTCGGTTGCATATTTAAACGTATGTACCTCCACCTCCATGTTTGTTTCTgcttaatgatataatatatcaGTTTGTTTTCTctgtttctcttctctctcacAGACGTGTAAAACagaaatatttatcatttgCAGAATTTTCGACCTTGAAATTTTcctaacatataaataaatatgattgattaattaattaacctcAGAATCTGCTTATTAAATTGATGTTtgttatagtatatatatttttattgcttttaaaAAGCAGTCCACATTCATGGTTTGACTAAGTATAATGTGCAGAAATCTGTGTCTAGTGGATTGTGTTGATAGTTTCATAtgctatattttaattaaataattactttgaattaatttaaaatttgattaattatgcaACTAGAAGAAAAGTACATTAATAAAGTTTTGGATTGAGCTGACGCCGTGCATGACTGTAGCTACTTAGTGTTTCTGCCAAGCAACTGAGTTTACGAAGTCCATAAACCAAGTCAGTAAAATATCTCCAACTAGAGGCAAGCCACCCTAAGATGGAAAGCATAATTTTGGGTTCGAACTCAAGATCATTCAAACTAATAAACAGTATCACCAAAAGGCCACTAATGATGTAAATAATGTCAGTAAGAAGGATGAATAATACCCTTAATTCAGACACTGAAACTAGTAGAtggtcattaatttttttatttaccgTGATGATGAAAGCACTGCTTCAAAAACTACACAGTTATTGTTTCTTTTGATTGTACCAAGTCAACTAGCATTATAAGGGCATTTAATGGGTACAAGTCCAACGGATACGACTCCGGCAATTTGAAACCCATACCTATTTTTTTACAGTTGTCCATGGATACCCCCGATTAACTGTAACAGAAATATGTGTATGTTTAATCGATTTTAGTGGTCAATATATATCAGAGTGAATGAGGTGAATTTTGGCTTAATGGTGCATAATCAATAAAGATTGGTGATATACCAAGTGTGTGTCATTATCTGTTAATCGGTGATGTTATCTCTTAGTTCTAACAATAGTCAGATCATAACAAAGacatatattttatgaattatatGGATATTAACACTAAGAATTTCTAGCAAAAGTTTTCACCACTGTTTTCCAtgaaatcaaaaaaaaaaaaaaatctgacaGAATGTACGCAAAAGAAGTGAGTGTGGGCATACCACCGTGTAAGGGGTCATCAATGGCTACACAGAAGTCCTAAAGAGGTTCAGGATCGAAAGCAGAAGCAAATGAGGAAACCGAAGCCAAGAGGACAAAGGCCAAAAGAAAATTCTTCATGGTAATTAGGCTAGTTAGCTAAGAACTCCATTCTTCAAGGGTAAATATTGCTTGGAGAATGGTGAGAAATTCTTCTAGGCCAGCTAACATATTTATAGACGAAATCCATAGAACTGGTCTTCAGTGTTTCCCCTACTTCGAGGTAGATAAGGAAGACATAAAAATTAGAGTCATTCTTTATTAGCACAAAACACAAGTTCAAATGTTGATTGAGTACATTTCTTCTTTACTGCTTGAATCAACTCCAGCTTGATAAATGGAAATGGTCCTCTGTCTTCCATGTGTTACTGGGGCTGCTAATATATAATACAGtataatgtcttttttttttttttgggtaaatctTTTTCGGCTGAAGCATGCACCAACATAATCTAGAAGAATGAACGAAGTCCACACAgatatttgtttatgaaaattcTGACTCAGCCCTAAACAAAAAACAAGTACCTCATGAATCAATTAGTATCTCCTATATACATAGTATGCCATTTGATAAATTTCGAGTTCTATTATATCTCTGAGAGACGTAGCctttttatgtatttcattattgtttaattacaaTATGAAATTGTCAgacatgaattttttttattttttctgactATTCCAacaattgaagaaatttttcaggcaataaaaatattttattttgtcttgGAGATACATAATCTCACAATATTTGAAcatattacattttattatGTGGGTTACGTTAGTGCCCATATAATGTGAAATCAGTCGTTCAAGATAGATGTTGATCAGGTATAActtgaatatatacatatatatgttggAAGAGAGAAAAATCATTTTGGTCTATGCAAGTAGTTGGAAACTAGAAATCTTACCATTTAGAAATGAAACTTTATTGTCTCGGTTCCAGGACTCGGTAAAAACAATCAACcctaatattagaaaaaatcaGACAATATGCTATTAAGTAACAAGACATCcctgaaaattttctaacataacagtaaatatgattgattaattaattaacctcGGAATCTGCTTGTTAATTTGAATGCACGTAAAACTTTTCTGACTCtgtgtttatattttgttaataatgcATGTTATTTATCATCAATATGagtaaatcttatttatttttcaaagtcgTTAGTTTTTGCGTTCCTGCAAGGCATTTCTCTGTTGTCTTGCGATGTTCCTGCTCATGCGCTATCGAACACTTCTAAGGCATTTTGGTCCACCTTTTAGTTGTGCATCTGTTAAATGGAATGACCTCAAAGGGCAAGCTGGTTGTCTATAGTTTTTTGTTTGTATCTAGCTTCTTTATCTCTCCGGAGACCTATCTTTGGAGCTCCTTAGATAGTAGCTTAAGAGGTGATTATTTTGCTCTTTGGCTTAGCCCTTTAGATCTCGCTGCCCTCCTTTTTTGATAGGGTGCGCTCACTTCGTTTGTCCCTCCCCAGgacctttttgttgttttattcattcttttgcttataaaagaaacaaaaaaaaagttcatcCCTTATTCAGTTTCCATCCATACATGGAAAATTGTAAATAATGAGTCCAACGGCTTTTTCTTTTAGCAATTTCAAAACCTAATGTCTCCATTGTTTTTtctaaaatccaaaaaattcttcgaaaaacattttaattcctaattttttttaacaagtaaataaataattggatCTTGATAAAATATCAGTGGATCACAAATTTATGCTCTCACACTTAGAAAATTCTCTTTTTTAAGCACTTAAGTTACCTATTATTGGGGCATAATCCCTAATTTCATATATCCGCTCTCTAACCTTGAAACAAGGATCAATGAATCATGTGGGTTTCACCTATTAATTTTGCAGTATGAATATTAACAGCACCTAGACTTTTAGAATACTTACATTATCGTGGCATTCCTATCTTCCAAGTAATGTCTACCAATTTAATAAGGTATACCTGTTTGTCTTCttcataatcaaattatatttcacaaGTAAAAACCTAACCAAATTACTCTTTCAACATTTGAAACTTCCAATAGTTAAATTAATACTAAATGACTTTATCAACATTACCAGAAAGTCACAGACAACATAGTCATAATGGATAGCTAAAGAGAATATTTTAAGACTCAAATGTATATTTTCCTCAAGTTACTTCCGCAGAATACCTGGTCCACATGTATCATCATCTGGCTTTATTTAtgctaaataatataatacattatcacCTATTTTGCTATATATGGCTTGATCAAGCCATATTTTTGGAAAAGATAATAATTCTTCAAAAGAATATCTTTTacattatttcttttcaatcatcaacaaaatcGACAATTATTTAAATACGAGCATGACTCTTTAAAATTCTCTGTGTATATATCAAGAGGTACAGAttgattcaataataaaaagagtccagatatttttctttcaattttttggttaattattcAATcctttacaatttaatttttcagaattaTCTCCCGTAAATTTTGACACTTACAGGAAGGGGGATTAATTTCCGTAATCAACAAGCACTTGATATGtatgttacaaaaaaattgtcagagatttcataaacaaatatcaCTAGATGAACagttaggataaaaataattagcaCAAAAATATAAGGGAGGATCATTTCCATGGATAAAATGTAGTGTTGATGTAagcaaagaagaaattaaaattttaacttaatcaaCAACGACTACAAACTAAGAAAAAGATAGCCAATGAAGACTTAGCAACCGGCTAGACTCCTCCTTATTTGCTTCGAGCAGGGAAAAACAATAGAGACTGATTCTCtagttttcacttataaataGAGAAGTTAGCCTTCAGCATTTCTCACCCCTTAACGAACAAAATTACTTGAAGAATATAGAGTGCGTGATCACAATGAAAGGGTTTCTACGAACTTTCGTTCTTTTGGCCTTGGCTTCCTCATTTGTCTCCGCATTTGACCCCAGTCCGCTTCAGGACATCTGTGTAGCCATCGATGAACCAAAGAACGCTGGTATATACTCACTTCTCTTTCTGTATATAACTTCTCATTTATGAAATTAACTGAGGGTTGATTCTTACTGATTTGATTGTCTTATGCAGTGTTTGTTAATGGGAAGTTTTGCAAGGACCCCAACCTCGCCAAAGCTGAGGACTTCTTCTTTTCAGTTAAAACGCCTGGAAACACAAACAATCCACTTGGTTCAAATGTCACAACTGTGACAGTAGACCAAATTCGAGGACTTAACACTCTTGGCATCTCAGCTGCCCGCCTTGACTTTGCACCTTATGGCGAAGTCCCACCTCACACTCACCCTCGTGCCACTGAGATTCTTGTCGTCCTGGAGGGCACTCTTTTTGTTGGGTTCGTCACTTCCGATACCAACCATACATTTATAAGCAAAATTCTTAACCCGGGTGATGTGTTCGTCTTCCCCATTGGTCTCATTCACTTCCAAGTCAATATCGGAAAAACAAATGCTCTCGCTTTCTCTGGTTTGAGCAGTCAGAACCCCGGTGTGATTACCATTGCCAGTGCTGTGTTTGGATCAAATCCTCCGATTAATCCAGATTTTCTTGCCAAGGCCTTCCAGTTGGATGTGAAAGTGGTGAAAGATCTTGAGGCAAAATTTAAGATGGATAATTAGATAAATGTGTCAAATGCAGTGAATTAACTTCTACTGTTTGGATAACGCTTGTCTGTTTTATTATTACAATGGTGTAATAAGGTGGTTACACGTTTATGTGCGCCTccactcagttaattttatcaattactGATATAATGTTGTGTCTATCTTTCTTCCCTCTTTTATATTTGTTGTCGTACATATCCTTATAatttatagtatttataattttctcttctcttataAATAGGTTGTTCTGGTTTAAGTTGGGctattcttaaaaataataacaaataccAATACAATAGATAGTGATTACTAAATCAATGGTGTAATTGGGTTTTTGAGTTTGAGTATTTGACAAGACGCATCCTAACCCACTAATCTTATAACCTCTAAAAACACACTTATAGGGCTTCGAAGGCCAAAATGCATCCTGTAAATCTGCTTAAGAATTTCTACAATATATATTAGCACTTACTATAACATCATGTATAAGCCTCCGGTTTTACCATATTTGCATACCAAAATAACATCCTAGttgcaaattcaaaaaaaaaaaaaaacatgaaataagCTTTTAATCAAGCCTCCAACCTTATCATATACATACGAAAATATTTTACAtcttgattcaattcaaaatcatgaaaataatttagttaGGCCTCTAacttttcaacattttttaagtttctcaaaagaaaatccaaataaacGTATGCAAAATAAGACACCTACTGAAAATATTATGTTGTGGGACCACCTAATGAAACACTACTCTGCATGATTTTGAAGATGTCCTAGagggaaaaattttataagggTGAGCTAAGGGGGGTCAATGAGTGGGCAATTTAAATCCTTTTAAGAATATTGAATACATgtcaaaaagaatatttaatatgtcataatatatcAACCATACACAGATGTTAAATTCTAAAGGAAAAGAATTGGAAACATTATGACTATAGCTATACTTAATCCAACACAAGTTAATTATGCTTAAAACCACAACCCCATCAAGCACATTAACTTGAAAGCGCTCATAACATAATTCTTTCGTTCAAGTTCAACATTTACAAGGGAAAAGGAAATGACACCTTAGAAGCATTAAGACCCTTTATAGTTGTGTTAGACAAGAACTCCTGCACAAGCACATTATCACTACCAGTAAAAGTTTAGCAATACCAATCTCATCTCATATAGACCTTTCAAATCAATTATGAAATTTTCACATTCAATTCAATAATCGTTGTGATATGTTAATATTCAAGTTATAGCTTTTTATGCAtactaaaattctaaaataattaacaatacGCATCACAcgattacaaatatatatttgggaaaatatcatattaagtaGAAGATTGTTATTCAACAACTTGTAATTTCTTTccgttatatattattttaagcaTTCCACTTAACAATCACCAGAATTGTTACTACTTTTAATATCCTTAAGAAAAATCTGTCATACCTAAGGGGTGTCCCTGCATAGGTAGagtaagagaaaaaattgtCTTGAATTTGTCATACTTGATATGAATTACTTGCAGGTAGGGCACTTAAATTTGTCATACCTGACATGAAAAATCGCACAGATAAAGCATTTAAATTTGTCATACCTGGCATGAGATGCAGCTTAGGCAGAGCACAAATCGCATGATAGATAATAGCCAAAAACATCTAAATGACATAATTTCTTATCActatattcataataaaatgacttgatattataaatttagaacAATAATCATCGGCAACTACCATAAccacaatattaaattaatttatgtgcAACTTTGTAGTCATCTATAATACCAACTAAGCAAAATCAACAACATGCTCATACTTAACACTAAAATTAGATTTCCTTTAGCTCTACAGCCATATACCATGTCAATTAACTCATACtaagtaaatttaaatcataCATGAGAATGAATTAAAAGCTATCAACTCAACCGCAACATAGaacatcaattaaattaatttccaaaattttcaattagatacCAATCTGAATTCAATCCACTGTAGTTCTCAATTACACAcaacaatatttaattaggtatttTGAATTCACATAATACATGCCACTGAATGTAACCTTTACTTTACAGCCACCCATATCCAAAATCCATAACATGCGTAAAGAAagatattaatttcttttgttttgtgagagATTTCCACCAAAAATCTATACTACCATTTTTAaggtttcaaaataaatactataaaatttgcTTAAATAAACTACAGGTTAAGGTTTTATTCCCACTCACTGATTTGGATAGTCCCCAAGTCGGTGCTGAAATCTTCTACTaatcttccttcttcttcacctattcaaacaattttgaagCAACATGGTTGGAATTTTAGAAATCCCCAAATTGAACaatgaaaataaaccctaaaattaattgaacaaaaaattgaataccCTATCCCCTTTTCCTATCAATTTCCTCttctcttccttctcttttctccttcttttcttctttttcttcttttttcttttcttttcttttcttctcttctcttcttttctatATCTCTTTTATCTCATTTACTCTTATGTCTCTTCCTGTTGAAGGAGAAAAAGCCTAAtgactttattaataaataaaggaaattttCCACTTAAACTCCACACTAGCAAAAAATTTCACATAGCCCCCTTAAGTTCACCCATGAATATTTTGACTCAACCTTTTCTAACAAACACAATTTTACCCCCCATTGACCAAAATTTTTGGGTATTTCAATGTTAGTAaggaattttattattttccttattCTAAAAGTCCCACGGTTGTGAAGATTTATTAGTTAGTGGATAAATTCTAGCTTAGACCACTTTCGAGTCGGTTGAACCAAATATTTGtgtgatttttgttttggtttgctCTATGTTATTTGTGAGTTCGAgtattgcataatttttttaaaattaacaagtggTATCGAAGCGAAGTTTGCAATGTGGAAGAGGCAAGCTTGATGTGAGAAAGAGCTTAATTCATGAAAGAGTTTCAAGGCTTAGTTTGTGTGTAGCTAGTGTTTTAAAATGTAAGACAGTATCTCTAGTATTTCGAAATTTGAAAGTTCTCTATTTGATGGAATACCGTTCAAAATTTGTTAGGAGTCATTTGTTTCCCAATCAAtgaagattatcttaataatttgtcttttattacttacattatcttatttggtttatcaataataaaatgttatgatAATATTCtcttattaatgataatgtgacaaataatataggtAGTAATTTGATTCTCAACTTCACTataggtaataaaagattactaaggtaatcttaattttattataattatatttttatttattaattttttaagtaaaaaaatttattattgttcttttattatctctaatcaaatacaataattatttatatatatccaattttatcaaatataataatcatttatacctaataatattttaagtaatctatcttcaaggcaatttttcagttttagtaataaaacattacttaaaTCAAATGTCCATTTAGTGTAACAAGTGTTAGATGAGACATTAAAGGATGTTAAGACAAAGGGAATAGTTGATAGTAATTGGAGAAATATTCAAAAGAGAGATGTTAGTGTCACTAGATACGTTCAAGCTTGAGAAATAATGTATAATGTATTGACTGAGATTACAAATGTTTGAACTTGAACCAATACTTTATCAATTGATATAATATGTGTGTCTTCAAGTCAAGTTCACTTTTATATTGCATTAACACATATGTCGACATACAGGATATTATTAAccaatattgttttttaaattaatattcattataatatatataattttattgcatttaaaaAGCAGTCCACATTCATGGTTTGAAAATGGAAATTTATGTTAATGTTTTTTGGTATAGTCCATAAACATTATTGATGGATTTTGGTTGACTAAGTATAATGTGCAGAAATTTGTGTCTAGTGGATTGTGTTGATAGTTTCATAtgctatattttaattaaataattactttgaattaatttgaaatttgattaattatgcaactagaagaaaaatatattaataaagtttTGGATTGAACTGACGCTGTGCATGACTGTAGCTACTTAGTGTTTCTTCCAAGCAGCTGAGTTTACAAAGTCCATAAACCAAGTCAGTAAAATATCTCTAACTAATGGAAAGCATAATTTTGGGTTCGAACTCAAGATCATTCAAACTAGTAAACAGTATCACCATAGGCCACCAATGATGTAAATAATGTCAATAAGAAGGATGAATAATACTATCAATTCAGACACTGAAACTACTAGATGgtcattaattttatcatttaccGTGACAATAAAAGCACTGCTTCAAAAACTACAccgtttttgtttcttttgattgTACCAAGTCCACTAGCATTATAAGGGTATTTGATGGGTACAAGTCCAACCAATACGACTCTAGCAATTTGAAACCCATACCTACTTTTTTTACAGGTGCCCATGGATACCCCTTATTACCTGTAACAGAAATATGTGTATGTTTAATCAATTTTAGTAGTCAATATATACCACAGTGAATGAAGTGAATTTTGGCTTAATGGTGCACAATCAATTAAGATTGGTGAAATACCAAGTTTGTGTCATTGTCTGTTAATCGGTGATGTTGTCTCGTAGTTCTATCAATAGCCAGATCATAATAAAGACATCTATTTTATGAATTATATGGTTATTTGGGATAGAGAAGATaaaaagggagaaaatatatatataatatatgggTATAGTATTATATCACTAATTGAAACAAGTGAATTTGGTGGAGGCATATAGAGATGCATAGCCTTTTTATTACAACATTGTAACAAACAAACGTTATTCAGATAATAGAAGTCAATTCACAACATTTGACACATTTCTCTAATTATTCATCTAGAATTTCCACTGGAGAGCTTTCACCACATTTACGTCCAACATGAAGGCCTTTGTAAGAATTTCTGGGTTAACAGGAGGATTTGACCCAAACACTGCTGGCAATTGTAACGACACCAGGGTTCTAGCTGTTCAAACCAGAAAAGACAAGAGCATTTGTTTTTCCAATATTGAATTGGAAGTGACTGAGACTAATGTGAAAGACGAACACATCACCTTGGTTAAGAACTTTGGTAATAAGTGTGTGGTTGGGATTGGAAGTGATGAACCCAACAAAAAGAGTGCCCTCGAGGGCAACAAGAATCTCAGTGGCACATGGGTGAGTGCGAGGTGGGACTTTGCTATAAGGTGCAAAGTCAAGACGCGCAGCTGATATGCCAAGAGTGTTAAGTCTGGAATTTGTTCTACAGTCACAGCTGCGACATTTGAACCAACTGAATTGTTTGTGTTT belongs to Mangifera indica cultivar Alphonso chromosome 2, CATAS_Mindica_2.1, whole genome shotgun sequence and includes:
- the LOC123207005 gene encoding germin-like protein subfamily 1 member 17, which gives rise to MKGFLQAFVLLALASSLASAFDPSPLQDFCVAIDNPLNGVFVNGKFCKDPKLANAEDFSFSVIKPGDTNNPVGSKVTPVLVDEIPGLNTLGISAARIDFAPYGQNPPHTHPRATEILVVLEGTLLVGFVTSNPDNTLISKVLNKGDVFVFPIGLIHFQFNIGKTNALAIAALSSQNPGVITIANAIFGSNPPINPEFLAKAFMLDVNVVKDLQKKLWVAN
- the LOC123209508 gene encoding germin-like protein subfamily 1 member 17 translates to MKGFLRTFVLLALASSFVSAFDPSPLQDICVAIDEPKNAVFVNGKFCKDPNLAKAEDFFFSVKTPGNTNNPLGSNVTTVTVDQIRGLNTLGISAARLDFAPYGEVPPHTHPRATEILVVLEGTLFVGFVTSDTNHTFISKILNPGDVFVFPIGLIHFQVNIGKTNALAFSGLSSQNPGVITIASAVFGSNPPINPDFLAKAFQLDVKVVKDLEAKFKMDN